The following coding sequences lie in one uncultured Celeribacter sp. genomic window:
- a CDS encoding cation diffusion facilitator family transporter has product MPDTRLNLSAGLASVTVATILVLAKLWALSLTGSLSIAASLADSAMDFLIAAGGLLAIYYASRPPDDDHTFGHTSAEDLAALAQSVFILISAGVIGVTSVRRLLSPAPKEMMAEGAGIAVMILSIVLTIALVLWQRHVARKTGSKVVSADSLHYVGDLIPNIGAILALLASSMFGFHQLDSVVALGAAGILLVGALNIGKSAWDALMDRAAPPEMIEAIENMAKEMPGIYAYHDLKTRMAGSKPFVNIHIEVNGDQTLREAHAISAGLKRQILDAYPNADVIVHKDVAGEAD; this is encoded by the coding sequence ATGCCTGACACCCGTCTGAACCTGTCAGCCGGACTTGCCTCCGTCACTGTCGCGACCATCCTTGTGCTGGCCAAGCTTTGGGCGCTGAGCCTCACTGGCTCTCTGTCGATTGCCGCCTCTTTGGCAGACAGCGCCATGGATTTCCTGATTGCCGCCGGTGGGCTCTTGGCGATCTATTACGCCTCCCGTCCACCCGATGACGACCACACCTTTGGCCACACCTCCGCCGAAGACCTCGCGGCCCTTGCGCAATCCGTCTTCATTCTGATTTCCGCCGGTGTCATCGGCGTGACCTCCGTGCGCCGCCTCTTGTCGCCCGCCCCGAAAGAGATGATGGCCGAGGGCGCCGGCATCGCGGTGATGATCCTCTCCATCGTGCTGACCATCGCGCTCGTGCTGTGGCAACGCCACGTCGCCCGCAAAACCGGGTCCAAGGTCGTCTCCGCCGACAGCCTGCATTACGTGGGCGATCTGATCCCCAACATCGGCGCCATCCTCGCGCTTCTGGCCTCCTCCATGTTCGGGTTTCACCAGCTCGACAGTGTGGTCGCCTTGGGCGCTGCGGGCATTTTGCTTGTCGGCGCGCTCAACATCGGCAAATCCGCCTGGGACGCGCTCATGGACCGTGCTGCCCCGCCGGAGATGATCGAAGCCATTGAAAACATGGCCAAAGAGATGCCCGGCATCTACGCCTATCACGACCTTAAAACCCGTATGGCAGGCTCAAAGCCTTTCGTGAACATTCATATCGAAGTGAATGGCGACCAGACCCTGCGCGAGGCCCATGCGATCTCCGCGGGTCTCAAACGGCAAATTCTGGATGCCTACCCGAATGCCGATGTGATCGTGCACAAAGACGTGGCAGGCGAGGCGGATTGA
- a CDS encoding M3 family metallopeptidase, translating into MTNAYLSEWNTPFNLPPFADLRDADVKPAVDAALAEGRAAIKAIAENPEAPTFSNTIEALEKADATLSKVLGAFFGMAGADTNDVRDGLMRDLSPLLSAYSSEITADEALFNRIETLWKTREALDLTEEQQRVLMLTRRSFVRSGAKLEGAEKDRMAAIKSRLATLGTQFTQNLLADEREWFMELAEEDLEGLPQFVIDAARSAGEEKGAKGPVVTLSRSLIVPFLQFSPRRDLREKAFRAWAARGENGNANDNREIAKEILELREERAKLLGYESFASYKLETEMAKTPAHVRDLLMRVWEPAKEAAERDAAILSDMMAEDGVNGDLEPWDWRYYSSIRRKAEHDLDEAELKPYLQLERMIEAAFTCANRLFGLAFEPLDVTTYHPDARAWNVTRNGEHIAIFIGDYFARGSKRSGAWCTAMRSQQKLMGDIRPIVLNVCNFSKPSKSEAALLSYDDARTLFHEFGHALHQMLSDVTYESISGTSVARDFVELPSQLYEHWLEVPEVLEEFATHATTGEPMPRDMLERLLAAQTYDQGFATVEYVASALVDLDFHDGPAPKDPMAAQVETLAKIGMPKAITMRHATPHFAHVFSGDGYSSGYYSYMWSEVMDADAFEAFEETSPFDPAMAKRLEENILSKGGSEDAEALYTAFRGRMPGVEALLKGRGLLVAE; encoded by the coding sequence ATGACCAACGCTTACTTGTCCGAGTGGAATACGCCTTTCAACCTGCCGCCGTTTGCCGATTTGCGCGACGCGGATGTCAAACCTGCGGTCGATGCCGCGCTTGCAGAGGGGCGCGCGGCGATCAAAGCCATCGCGGAAAACCCCGAAGCGCCGACATTTTCCAACACCATTGAAGCGCTGGAAAAGGCGGATGCGACCCTGTCGAAAGTGCTGGGGGCTTTTTTTGGCATGGCGGGGGCCGACACCAACGATGTGCGCGACGGATTAATGCGCGATCTGTCGCCTCTGCTCTCCGCTTACAGCAGTGAGATCACCGCCGACGAGGCACTGTTCAATCGGATCGAGACCCTGTGGAAAACCCGCGAAGCCCTTGATTTGACAGAGGAACAACAGCGCGTCTTGATGCTCACGCGGCGGTCGTTTGTGCGCTCGGGCGCGAAACTCGAAGGGGCTGAAAAAGATCGCATGGCGGCGATCAAATCGCGGCTTGCCACGCTGGGCACTCAGTTCACGCAGAACCTTTTGGCCGACGAGCGTGAGTGGTTCATGGAGCTTGCGGAAGAAGACCTTGAGGGCCTGCCGCAATTCGTCATCGACGCCGCGCGATCTGCGGGCGAAGAGAAGGGTGCCAAAGGCCCTGTTGTGACCCTGTCGCGCTCGCTCATCGTGCCTTTCCTGCAATTTTCGCCGCGACGTGACCTGCGCGAAAAGGCGTTCCGCGCCTGGGCAGCACGCGGTGAGAATGGCAATGCCAACGACAACCGCGAGATTGCCAAAGAGATTTTGGAACTGCGCGAGGAGCGCGCCAAATTGTTGGGGTACGAGAGCTTTGCGTCCTATAAACTTGAGACCGAAATGGCCAAAACGCCTGCCCATGTGCGAGATCTGTTGATGCGGGTTTGGGAGCCCGCGAAAGAGGCCGCCGAACGCGATGCTGCGATCCTGTCAGACATGATGGCAGAGGATGGGGTGAATGGCGATCTGGAGCCTTGGGATTGGCGCTATTACTCCTCGATCCGGCGCAAGGCGGAGCATGATCTCGATGAGGCGGAGTTGAAGCCCTATCTGCAGCTTGAGCGGATGATCGAAGCGGCCTTTACCTGTGCCAATCGTCTCTTCGGGTTGGCGTTCGAACCGCTCGATGTGACCACCTATCACCCGGATGCACGCGCTTGGAATGTGACGCGGAACGGCGAACATATTGCGATTTTCATCGGTGATTATTTCGCGCGCGGCTCGAAACGCTCTGGTGCTTGGTGCACCGCGATGCGCAGCCAACAGAAACTCATGGGCGATATTCGTCCCATCGTCCTCAATGTGTGCAATTTTTCCAAACCGTCGAAAAGCGAGGCGGCATTGCTGTCTTATGATGATGCGCGCACGCTGTTTCATGAGTTCGGCCATGCTCTGCATCAGATGCTCTCGGACGTAACCTATGAGTCAATTTCTGGCACCTCCGTGGCGCGCGATTTTGTCGAGCTGCCGAGCCAGCTATACGAGCACTGGCTGGAAGTACCTGAGGTGCTCGAAGAGTTCGCGACACATGCGACAACCGGTGAACCCATGCCGCGCGATATGTTGGAGCGCTTGCTTGCGGCGCAGACCTATGATCAGGGTTTTGCCACGGTCGAATATGTCGCCTCCGCCCTGGTGGACCTCGATTTCCACGACGGCCCAGCACCGAAAGACCCGATGGCGGCACAGGTCGAGACGCTGGCAAAGATCGGCATGCCGAAAGCCATCACCATGCGCCACGCGACACCGCATTTCGCGCATGTGTTCTCAGGTGACGGCTACAGCTCCGGCTACTATAGCTACATGTGGTCCGAAGTGATGGATGCCGACGCGTTCGAGGCCTTCGAGGAAACCTCGCCCTTCGATCCGGCGATGGCGAAACGGCTTGAGGAGAACATCCTCTCGAAAGGTGGCTCTGAAGATGCCGAGGCGCTCTACACCGCCTTCCGGGGACGGATGCCGGGCGTCGAGGCGCTGCTCAAAGGCCGGGGGCTTTTGGTGGCGGAGTGA
- a CDS encoding HesA/MoeB/ThiF family protein, whose translation MTFFLIIAAVLWGIGWLTGAPTRARWAMIGVLYLSVLIALFVLPEGHALRASLGGSLGEWLLIGVGAAIIIAYRAGLAALRNKAQPKPQMPESQSEGTFRPAELDRYMRHILLREIGGPGQKKLKEAKVLVIGAGGLGAPVLEYLAASGVGVIGVIDPDVVEASNLQRQVIHTDAQLGVPKVFSAAEAMRAQNPFIEVRPYHRAFDEGSMELVADYDLVLDGTDNFDTRYLVNRACVTHGIPLIAAAITQWEGQISTYKTHENGPCYQCVFPERPADGMVPTCAEAGVAAPLPGVLGTMMAMEAVKELTGAGQGLMGRLVIHDALYAETRTITVKKRADCPICGG comes from the coding sequence ATGACGTTTTTCCTGATCATCGCCGCCGTGCTTTGGGGCATCGGCTGGTTGACCGGCGCACCGACACGGGCGCGTTGGGCGATGATCGGAGTGTTGTATCTCTCTGTTTTAATAGCGCTTTTCGTGCTGCCCGAAGGTCATGCGCTGCGCGCGAGCCTCGGCGGTTCCTTGGGCGAATGGCTCTTGATCGGTGTCGGGGCGGCGATCATTATCGCTTACCGTGCGGGCTTGGCCGCGCTCCGCAACAAGGCGCAGCCGAAACCTCAGATGCCAGAATCGCAAAGCGAAGGCACGTTCCGCCCTGCCGAACTGGACCGCTACATGCGCCATATCCTGCTGCGCGAAATCGGCGGGCCGGGGCAAAAAAAGCTGAAAGAGGCGAAGGTTCTGGTGATCGGCGCGGGCGGTCTTGGCGCGCCGGTTCTGGAATATCTCGCGGCCTCTGGTGTGGGGGTGATCGGGGTGATCGACCCGGATGTGGTCGAGGCCTCGAACCTGCAACGACAGGTGATTCACACGGATGCGCAATTGGGCGTGCCGAAGGTGTTCTCCGCCGCCGAGGCCATGCGGGCCCAGAACCCGTTTATCGAGGTGCGGCCCTATCATCGGGCGTTTGATGAAGGCTCCATGGAACTGGTCGCCGACTACGATCTGGTGCTTGACGGGACGGATAATTTCGACACGCGCTACCTGGTGAACCGCGCTTGTGTGACACATGGCATCCCTCTCATCGCAGCAGCGATCACGCAGTGGGAAGGTCAAATCAGCACATATAAAACGCATGAAAATGGCCCCTGTTATCAATGTGTGTTCCCTGAGCGCCCTGCCGATGGCATGGTGCCGACCTGTGCCGAGGCGGGTGTCGCGGCTCCTTTGCCAGGCGTTTTGGGGACGATGATGGCGATGGAAGCGGTCAAGGAACTCACCGGCGCGGGGCAGGGTCTGATGGGGCGGCTGGTCATTCACGATGCGCTTTATGCCGAGACGCGGACCATTACCGTGAAAAAGCGGGCCGACTGTCCGATTTGCGGCGGCTGA
- the dut gene encoding dUTP diphosphatase, whose translation MSVEIKIQWLDGADTDIKLPSYETAHAAGGDVRANFPPELRDVGVVLEPGARALIPTGFAMEIEPGYEVQVRPRSGLALKHGISMVNTPGTIDADYRGPVGILLINHGQEPFHITHGERIGQMIVAPVVKAAYRVVDSLSDTARGTGGFGSTGRT comes from the coding sequence ATGAGCGTAGAGATCAAAATTCAATGGCTCGACGGGGCCGATACCGACATCAAACTGCCGTCTTATGAGACCGCACATGCGGCAGGCGGCGACGTGCGCGCGAATTTCCCGCCGGAGCTGCGCGACGTTGGCGTTGTTCTCGAGCCCGGCGCGCGGGCGTTGATCCCGACAGGGTTCGCGATGGAGATTGAGCCGGGTTATGAGGTGCAGGTGCGGCCGCGTTCGGGTCTTGCGCTCAAGCATGGGATTTCCATGGTGAACACGCCGGGTACGATCGACGCGGATTATCGCGGGCCAGTTGGGATATTGCTGATCAACCACGGGCAAGAGCCGTTTCACATCACCCACGGTGAGCGCATTGGCCAGATGATCGTCGCCCCTGTGGTGAAGGCCGCCTACCGTGTGGTCGACAGCCTCAGTGACACCGCACGTGGCACGGGCGGGTTTGGGTCGACCGGGCGCACATGA
- the coaBC gene encoding bifunctional phosphopantothenoylcysteine decarboxylase/phosphopantothenate--cysteine ligase CoaBC yields the protein MLNEKTILLIIGGGIAAFKSLDLIRRLRDEGARVVPVLTKAAEEFVTPLSVSGLAAEKVYRDLFDLTDEAEMGHIELSRAADLVVVSPATADLLGKMAGGLANDLASTLLMATDKPVLVAPAMNVRMWEHPACQRNVAQLKQDGVLFVGPEEGTMACGEFGPGRLSETPDIIAAIRAALTEGPLKGKHILVTSGPTHEPIDPVRYIANRSSGAQGTAIAKALRDLGADVSFVTGPADVAPPRGVRVIPVETARQMKEAVEAALPAEAAVFAAAVADWRVASESGSKIKKTQGKLPVLEFSENPDILAGVSQMVEGRPRLVVGFAAETDDVVAHATAKRKRKGCDWIVANDVSPATGIMGGVENAVTLITERGADEWPRMSKDEVARQLAYRIADHLTMN from the coding sequence ATGCTGAACGAAAAGACCATTTTGCTGATCATCGGCGGCGGGATCGCGGCGTTCAAATCGCTCGACCTGATCCGTCGACTGCGCGATGAAGGCGCGCGTGTCGTGCCGGTGCTGACCAAGGCCGCCGAAGAATTTGTGACGCCCTTGTCCGTCTCCGGTTTGGCCGCCGAGAAGGTCTACCGCGATCTCTTCGATCTCACCGACGAGGCGGAGATGGGGCATATCGAACTGTCCCGCGCCGCCGATCTTGTGGTTGTCTCGCCCGCCACCGCCGATCTTCTGGGCAAGATGGCGGGGGGGCTGGCGAATGATCTGGCCTCGACGCTTTTGATGGCGACGGACAAACCCGTTTTGGTCGCGCCCGCGATGAATGTGCGGATGTGGGAGCACCCCGCGTGTCAGCGCAATGTGGCGCAGTTGAAACAAGACGGCGTGCTTTTCGTTGGCCCCGAAGAAGGCACCATGGCTTGCGGTGAATTCGGTCCCGGGCGCCTGTCCGAGACGCCTGACATCATCGCCGCCATTCGGGCCGCTCTGACCGAAGGCCCGCTGAAAGGCAAGCATATCCTCGTGACCTCCGGCCCGACACATGAACCGATTGATCCGGTGCGCTACATCGCCAATCGCTCGTCGGGGGCGCAGGGCACGGCGATTGCCAAGGCTCTGCGCGATCTCGGCGCCGATGTGAGCTTTGTCACCGGCCCCGCCGATGTGGCCCCTCCGCGCGGGGTGCGGGTGATCCCGGTGGAAACCGCACGCCAGATGAAAGAGGCGGTCGAAGCCGCTTTGCCCGCCGAGGCCGCTGTGTTCGCCGCCGCGGTGGCGGATTGGCGCGTGGCCTCAGAGAGCGGGTCAAAAATCAAGAAAACACAGGGAAAGCTGCCCGTTCTGGAATTTTCCGAAAATCCGGACATTTTGGCGGGTGTGAGCCAGATGGTCGAAGGGCGCCCGCGTCTGGTCGTTGGCTTTGCCGCTGAGACCGACGATGTGGTTGCGCATGCCACCGCGAAACGCAAACGAAAGGGCTGCGATTGGATCGTGGCCAATGACGTCTCGCCCGCCACTGGGATCATGGGCGGTGTCGAGAATGCCGTGACTCTGATCACCGAGCGTGGCGCGGATGAGTGGCCGCGGATGAGCAAAGATGAAGTGGCGCGTCAGCTGGCCTATCGGATTGCCGATCATCTGACGATGAATTGA
- a CDS encoding ChaN family lipoprotein codes for MRFPFAVALTLIAGPVFSDQITPEALSNLPRADVVLLGEVHDNPVHHRHQAQAVAALSPTAIVFEMLTPEQAARVTPELRRDEVGLAEALDWDTSGWPEFSMYYPIFASSDAPVFGAALPREDVRRAFSDGAAAVFGVEAERYGLTDDLPEEIQTERQKMQFDAHCEAMPLEMMSGMVEAQRLRDAAFSRAVIEAYEATGGPVAVITGNGHARMDWGMPSVLAKAAPDFETLSIGQLEDTPAEAPPYDLWLVTEPTLRDDPCAGLLQ; via the coding sequence ATGAGATTTCCCTTTGCCGTCGCGCTCACTCTGATCGCGGGCCCCGTTTTTTCAGACCAGATCACGCCTGAGGCTCTGTCGAATTTGCCTCGGGCGGATGTCGTTTTGCTGGGCGAAGTGCATGACAATCCTGTGCATCATCGTCATCAGGCGCAAGCTGTTGCGGCGCTCTCGCCCACGGCGATTGTGTTTGAAATGTTGACGCCCGAGCAGGCGGCGCGTGTGACGCCGGAGCTGCGTCGCGATGAGGTGGGATTGGCCGAGGCCCTGGACTGGGACACATCCGGCTGGCCCGAGTTCTCCATGTATTATCCGATCTTTGCGTCAAGCGATGCGCCTGTCTTTGGTGCCGCTTTGCCGCGCGAAGATGTGCGTCGGGCTTTCTCTGACGGGGCCGCCGCTGTGTTTGGTGTCGAGGCCGAGCGCTATGGTCTTACCGATGATTTGCCCGAAGAGATACAAACCGAACGCCAGAAGATGCAGTTCGACGCCCATTGCGAAGCCATGCCGCTTGAGATGATGTCGGGGATGGTCGAGGCGCAAAGGCTGCGCGACGCTGCATTCTCGCGAGCTGTGATTGAGGCCTATGAGGCGACGGGCGGGCCGGTTGCGGTGATCACTGGCAATGGCCATGCGCGCATGGATTGGGGCATGCCTTCGGTGCTGGCCAAGGCGGCTCCCGATTTTGAAACGCTTTCCATCGGTCAATTGGAAGACACTCCTGCGGAGGCGCCGCCCTATGATCTTTGGTTGGTGACGGAGCCGACCCTGCGTGATGATCCCTGTGCCGGGCTCTTGCAATAG
- a CDS encoding RNA polymerase factor sigma-32 has protein sequence MALDMTASDNALPRRAMKAEMLDVETEQALARAWRDHRDEAALHRLVTAYMRLAISMAAKFKRYGAPMSDLIQEAGLGLMKAAEKFDPDRGVRFSTYAVWWIKASIQDYVMRNWSLVRTGSTSAQKSLFFNMRRVQARLEREASAQGEALDHDQLLQMIAMDLNVPLRDVEIMDGRLSGSDFSLNAQQSGDEEGREWIDTLADEGETTAEMVGEAHDQAQLKSWLGEAMDHLSERERFILKARKLTEDPRTLESLGEELSLSKERVRQLEAGALQKMRVSLETNHQDVRHFFS, from the coding sequence ATGGCACTCGATATGACTGCATCCGACAACGCCCTGCCGCGCCGGGCGATGAAAGCGGAAATGCTCGACGTTGAGACGGAACAAGCCTTGGCCCGCGCGTGGCGCGATCATCGCGACGAGGCGGCGTTACACCGGCTTGTGACGGCCTACATGCGTCTGGCGATTTCTATGGCGGCGAAGTTCAAACGCTACGGTGCGCCGATGAGCGATCTCATTCAAGAGGCCGGTCTTGGCCTGATGAAGGCGGCGGAGAAATTCGACCCCGATCGCGGCGTGCGGTTTTCGACCTATGCGGTGTGGTGGATCAAGGCTTCGATTCAGGACTACGTGATGCGCAACTGGTCGCTGGTGCGAACCGGCTCGACCTCTGCTCAAAAATCGCTGTTCTTCAACATGCGCCGGGTTCAGGCGCGTCTCGAACGCGAGGCCTCGGCGCAGGGCGAAGCACTTGATCACGACCAGCTGTTGCAGATGATCGCGATGGATTTGAACGTGCCGCTGCGCGATGTGGAGATCATGGACGGGCGCCTGTCCGGCTCTGATTTCTCTCTCAATGCGCAGCAATCGGGCGATGAAGAAGGTCGCGAATGGATCGACACCCTTGCTGATGAGGGCGAAACCACGGCGGAAATGGTCGGCGAAGCGCATGATCAGGCACAGCTCAAAAGCTGGCTTGGCGAGGCGATGGACCACCTGAGCGAACGGGAGCGATTTATCCTGAAGGCGCGCAAACTTACGGAAGACCCGCGCACGCTCGAAAGCCTCGGCGAGGAACTGTCCCTGTCGAAGGAACGCGTGCGTCAACTCGAAGCGGGCGCGCTTCAGAAAATGCGTGTCAGCCTTGAGACCAACCATCAGGACGTGAGACATTTCTTTTCATGA
- the cobU gene encoding bifunctional adenosylcobinamide kinase/adenosylcobinamide-phosphate guanylyltransferase produces MTVVLGGASSGKSKIAEKICFISELDRHYLASAECCDEEMRTKAAQHRTDRGDNWCTTEEPLAADRVISELKAGQILLFDCATMWLSNHLFAEHDLAAETETLLAAIRACPAEIVIVSNEVGLGIVPENALARRFRIAQGELNQRLAAEAGTVIGVMAGLPFALKGQLPEGLA; encoded by the coding sequence ATGACAGTCGTACTCGGCGGCGCCTCTTCTGGGAAGTCCAAAATAGCAGAAAAAATATGCTTTATCAGTGAATTAGATCGGCACTACTTGGCCAGCGCAGAATGCTGCGACGAGGAAATGCGCACAAAAGCTGCGCAACATCGCACAGATAGGGGCGACAATTGGTGCACGACAGAGGAGCCTTTGGCCGCGGATCGGGTGATTTCCGAACTGAAAGCAGGTCAGATTCTCCTGTTCGATTGCGCCACGATGTGGCTGAGCAATCATCTGTTTGCCGAACATGATCTGGCGGCGGAGACCGAAACCCTTTTGGCTGCGATCCGCGCCTGCCCCGCAGAGATCGTCATCGTCTCAAACGAAGTGGGCCTCGGGATCGTGCCGGAAAACGCCCTCGCGCGCCGGTTTCGCATCGCGCAAGGCGAGCTTAATCAACGCTTGGCCGCCGAGGCTGGCACCGTGATCGGCGTCATGGCCGGGCTGCCCTTTGCACTCAAAGGCCAGCTGCCAGAGGGGCTCGCATGA
- a CDS encoding histidine phosphatase family protein translates to MSRLWLIRHGPTHAKTFVGWTDLPADLSDHAAIARLEAALPDAPVISSDLSRAVDTASAVQKHRNRLPHDPRFRETHFGDWEMLSWSEIEASDGALAREVFETPGESSPPGGESWNRFSARVHEGVAALSGETVIVAHMGVIMALLQKALSCSAFEALGHQIDPLSCTVIDCPEGLSGPWSCNLINHKY, encoded by the coding sequence ATGAGCCGCCTTTGGTTGATCCGGCATGGCCCGACTCATGCGAAGACCTTCGTCGGCTGGACAGACCTGCCCGCCGATCTGTCGGATCACGCGGCCATTGCCCGGCTGGAGGCTGCGCTGCCCGATGCGCCGGTGATTTCGTCGGACCTCTCCCGCGCCGTGGATACCGCCAGCGCGGTACAAAAGCATCGCAATCGCCTGCCGCATGACCCACGTTTTCGGGAAACCCATTTTGGCGATTGGGAGATGCTGAGCTGGTCAGAAATTGAAGCCAGCGATGGCGCTCTTGCCCGAGAAGTCTTTGAAACACCAGGGGAAAGTTCCCCGCCGGGCGGCGAAAGCTGGAACCGGTTTTCCGCCCGCGTCCATGAAGGCGTCGCCGCGCTCTCCGGCGAAACCGTCATCGTAGCGCATATGGGGGTCATCATGGCGTTGCTGCAAAAGGCACTGTCTTGCTCGGCTTTTGAAGCCCTCGGGCACCAGATTGATCCACTGTCCTGCACCGTCATCGACTGTCCCGAAGGCCTCTCCGGGCCGTGGTCGTGCAACCTCATAAATCACAAATATTGA
- a CDS encoding glutathione S-transferase translates to MSYDLFIGDKSFSSWSLRGWLLFEKFDIPVNEIMVGLYSGTMKEDLAPLAPARFVPTARTPEGWVIGESIALAETLAERHPEAGLWPKDAEARIYARWLVAEMHAGFTALRGACPMQLLYQYQGLEITDAVKADLARLETVLSHAFENFAGEGPWLFDAYSAADAFYAPVAARIAGYDLPVSDRLASYVHAHLTDPAFKKWRKEGLEISYDPVPYAMDLPVTDWPEPV, encoded by the coding sequence ATGTCTTACGATCTTTTCATCGGCGATAAAAGCTTTTCAAGCTGGTCACTGCGCGGTTGGCTCTTGTTCGAAAAATTCGACATCCCGGTCAATGAAATCATGGTCGGGCTCTATTCCGGCACCATGAAAGAGGACCTCGCCCCCTTGGCGCCCGCCCGCTTTGTGCCCACCGCCCGAACGCCCGAAGGTTGGGTGATCGGCGAAAGCATCGCCTTGGCCGAGACGCTGGCCGAACGCCACCCGGAGGCCGGACTTTGGCCCAAAGACGCTGAGGCGCGCATCTACGCGCGCTGGCTCGTCGCCGAAATGCATGCCGGATTTACTGCCCTGCGTGGTGCCTGCCCGATGCAGCTTTTGTATCAATATCAGGGACTTGAGATCACGGATGCGGTCAAAGCCGACCTTGCGCGTTTGGAAACGGTTCTCTCTCATGCCTTCGAAAATTTCGCGGGTGAGGGCCCCTGGCTCTTCGACGCCTACTCTGCGGCGGATGCGTTTTACGCGCCGGTCGCGGCACGGATCGCGGGCTATGACCTGCCTGTTTCTGACCGTCTCGCAAGCTATGTTCACGCGCATCTCACCGATCCGGCGTTCAAAAAATGGCGCAAAGAGGGGCTCGAGATCAGCTACGATCCTGTGCCCTACGCGATGGACCTGCCTGTGACGGATTGGCCAGAACCGGTCTAA